In Candidatus Campbellbacteria bacterium, one DNA window encodes the following:
- the rpsI gene encoding 30S ribosomal protein S9 — MAKKEQQRYIEAVGRRKRAIARVRLTENKENEVVVNGVKLEEAFDIGELQKDVISPLKLEGVAQSYSVSAKVMGGGISSQAEAIRLGIARALVKEDENLRSTLKKEGFLKRDPRKKERKKFGLKKARKSPQWSKR; from the coding sequence ATGGCGAAAAAAGAACAACAGAGATACATAGAGGCAGTGGGACGTAGGAAGCGAGCGATCGCGAGAGTTCGTCTTACCGAAAACAAAGAAAACGAAGTGGTTGTCAATGGAGTAAAACTCGAAGAAGCTTTTGATATTGGCGAACTACAAAAAGACGTTATTTCTCCTTTGAAACTTGAGGGTGTTGCTCAATCGTATTCCGTCTCTGCTAAAGTAATGGGTGGCGGGATCTCGTCCCAAGCTGAAGCTATTCGCTTAGGTATAGCTAGAGCCTTGGTAAAAGAAGACGAAAACCTACGAAGCACTTTAAAGAAAGAAGGCTTCCTAAAGAGAGATCCACGTAAGAAGGAGAGGAAGAAATTCGGTCTTAAAAAGGCGCGAAAGTCACCACAATGGTCGAAGCGCTAG
- the rpmJ gene encoding 50S ribosomal protein L36, producing the protein MKVNSSIKKRSPEDKIVRRKGRLYVINKKKPRNKQRQG; encoded by the coding sequence ATGAAAGTTAATTCATCAATAAAAAAACGTAGCCCGGAAGACAAAATAGTTCGTCGTAAAGGACGTCTATATGTTATTAATAAAAAGAAACCTCGCAACAAGCAGCGCCAGGGTTAA
- the infA gene encoding translation initiation factor IF-1 — MPKENVQTQVGVVTEALPNTMFRVQLEDSNEEVLAYLSGKMRKYRIRVLVGDSVRMEMDPYGGKARIVTRL, encoded by the coding sequence ATGCCTAAAGAAAACGTTCAGACGCAGGTTGGTGTTGTTACGGAAGCACTTCCCAATACAATGTTTCGAGTTCAGCTCGAAGACAGTAATGAAGAAGTACTAGCTTATCTTTCTGGAAAGATGAGAAAGTACAGGATTCGTGTTTTGGTTGGTGATTCTGTTCGTATGGAAATGGATCCTTATGGAGGAAAGGCGCGTATAGTAACTCGACTTTAG
- the rpsM gene encoding 30S ribosomal protein S13: MMRIFGITIPDEKRLEIGLTELYGVGRNRAHEILDEAGVDYGKKAKDLKESEETKLRNIIEGYTIEGDLKRTVSGNIKRLKDSNTYRGARHARNLPGRGQRTKSNSRTVRGNRRNTMGSGRRAVEKK; encoded by the coding sequence ATTATGAGAATTTTTGGTATTACAATTCCAGACGAGAAGCGACTAGAAATAGGCTTAACAGAACTATATGGCGTTGGCAGAAACCGCGCCCATGAGATCTTGGATGAGGCCGGAGTAGACTATGGTAAAAAAGCCAAGGATCTTAAAGAATCCGAGGAAACCAAATTAAGGAACATAATAGAAGGTTATACGATCGAAGGAGACTTAAAGAGGACTGTATCCGGGAATATAAAGCGCTTAAAAGATTCGAATACTTATCGTGGTGCTAGGCATGCGCGAAACCTTCCCGGACGGGGACAGCGTACGAAATCCAATTCACGTACAGTTCGCGGGAACCGTAGAAATACTATGGGATCAGGACGTAGAGCTGTTGAAAAGAAATAA
- a CDS encoding nucleotide exchange factor GrpE, producing MSKDKKADENKNIDDSELEFYNDEAGEEDMDDIEEYEIEAQEKIRKLQKKLKKCEQEKSQYLDGWQRLKADYVNLKKRSDESGERSTQLAKEEVISSFFPIIDSFEMAMTGEAWENADDKWRNGLSSIYKQFISALRSNGIEEMNPVEEEFDPHIHTSVSTQDTADENKDNKIAEVLQKGYQLQTGEVLRSPKVVVYSYEK from the coding sequence ATGTCAAAAGATAAAAAAGCAGACGAAAATAAAAACATTGACGATTCTGAGCTGGAGTTTTATAATGACGAAGCTGGAGAGGAAGATATGGATGATATTGAAGAGTACGAAATTGAGGCTCAAGAGAAGATCAGAAAACTACAGAAAAAACTAAAAAAATGTGAACAAGAAAAATCTCAGTATCTTGATGGTTGGCAACGGCTAAAGGCTGACTACGTAAACTTAAAAAAACGCAGTGACGAATCCGGAGAAAGATCGACTCAACTAGCCAAAGAAGAAGTAATTTCTTCGTTTTTCCCAATAATTGACAGTTTTGAAATGGCTATGACCGGCGAAGCTTGGGAAAATGCCGATGATAAATGGCGCAATGGATTGTCTTCTATATATAAGCAGTTCATTTCGGCTTTGAGGAGTAATGGAATTGAGGAGATGAATCCAGTTGAAGAAGAGTTCGATCCTCATATCCATACATCGGTTTCTACTCAAGATACTGCTGATGAAAATAAAGATAATAAAATAGCAGAAGTTCTGCAAAAGGGCTATCAACTGCAAACAGGCGAAGTTCTGCGTTCGCCAAAGGTTGTGGTCTATAGCTATGAAAAATAA
- a CDS encoding lysophospholipid acyltransferase family protein: MKFLYSVFLLIGGYLTVVIQYLVRLTSRPLFILFLRLEVRGTENIPKDGQVIFATNHTSKFDPFLLQTSLPLFSRHIPLFFVTREKRFYTSGIIEKLLYGGWFFRLIGGYPAYEGKKDYAYSLREHIKILESGRSTCIFPEGGLAKNGHEGKYRGGVGYLSYAANTPVLPVYIKGIENITFIKFLLRRRKVRIRIGEPLHFGYENNEENDQPGVFAFKDFARKVVEGIYKEKI, encoded by the coding sequence ATGAAATTCTTATACTCAGTTTTTCTCTTGATAGGTGGGTATTTAACTGTAGTAATACAATATTTAGTTAGACTTACTTCCAGGCCTTTATTTATTCTTTTTCTTCGTTTAGAAGTACGCGGCACAGAGAACATTCCCAAAGATGGGCAGGTAATTTTTGCTACAAATCATACTAGTAAATTTGATCCTTTCTTGCTTCAAACATCGCTGCCTTTATTTTCTAGACACATACCATTATTTTTCGTTACTAGGGAAAAAAGATTTTATACATCGGGGATCATAGAAAAACTGCTTTATGGAGGTTGGTTCTTTCGGCTTATTGGTGGATACCCGGCATATGAAGGAAAAAAGGATTATGCATATTCACTACGTGAACATATAAAAATATTAGAAAGCGGAAGAAGTACGTGTATTTTCCCAGAAGGAGGTTTGGCAAAAAATGGCCACGAAGGAAAATATCGTGGAGGTGTCGGATACTTATCGTATGCAGCGAATACACCAGTATTACCAGTATATATTAAAGGAATTGAAAATATCACATTTATTAAGTTTTTATTACGCAGAAGAAAGGTTAGAATTAGAATCGGTGAGCCTCTTCATTTTGGTTATGAAAACAATGAAGAGAATGACCAACCTGGTGTTTTTGCATTCAAGGATTTCGCAAGAAAAGTGGTCGAGGGAATATATAAAGAGAAAATATAG
- the rpsD gene encoding 30S ribosomal protein S4, with product MLTSPKYKICRRLGSHIYEKCQTQKFQLAEARKGKMQRHGRRRNVSEYGEQLLEKQRVRYTYGLREKQFSRYVKEASETTGAVPAEILFQTLERRLDNAVYKLGLAPSRAFARQLVSHGHIKINNRKIDIPSYQVKVDDVISVKDSTKEKNIFDIIQGRLENYKQPNWLSFDPKKFEGKVTSLPKMEAHELGFDLSSVIQFYSR from the coding sequence ATGTTAACAAGTCCAAAATACAAAATTTGCCGCAGACTCGGCTCTCATATATACGAAAAATGCCAAACTCAGAAGTTTCAGCTTGCTGAGGCTAGAAAGGGTAAGATGCAACGGCATGGTCGTCGCAGGAATGTTAGTGAATATGGAGAACAGCTCCTAGAGAAGCAACGAGTTCGTTATACATACGGTCTAAGGGAAAAGCAGTTTTCTCGTTATGTTAAAGAAGCGAGCGAAACTACCGGCGCAGTGCCAGCAGAAATCCTTTTCCAGACATTGGAACGACGTCTTGATAATGCAGTATACAAACTCGGACTAGCTCCCTCGAGAGCGTTTGCAAGGCAATTGGTGTCACACGGACACATAAAGATAAATAATAGAAAAATTGACATTCCGTCTTATCAGGTAAAGGTTGATGATGTGATCAGCGTCAAGGATTCAACCAAAGAAAAGAATATATTTGATATCATCCAAGGTCGTTTAGAAAATTACAAACAACCTAATTGGCTTTCTTTTGACCCCAAGAAGTTTGAAGGGAAAGTAACATCTTTGCCAAAAATGGAAGCGCACGAACTTGGTTTTGATCTTTCATCGGTGATTCAGTTTTATAGTAGATAA
- a CDS encoding DNA-directed RNA polymerase subunit alpha, giving the protein MSEHNIVLPSKPKVIKEEEFSGVYEVDGLYPGYGHTLGNSLRRIILSSLEGAAIVSVKIDGVGHEFSTIEGVKEDVITILLNLKNVRVKLNTSETTTINLSVKGQKEVTAQDLEAPSQAEILNPDQYICSVTDKNAEISMEIKARKGLGYLPKEVLGEDRTEIGTIILDASFTPIRRVNYEVENMRVGNRTDFNRLRIFIETDGTLTPREALEQSIQIMISQLRAIVGFKEEAPVTEAKEESEESVSDANEEESTEEDSDTEYLKTRIETLDLSTRTINALTEANIRTVGGLARKKEEDILNLPGLGSKGLQEIKRAVTNFGITLK; this is encoded by the coding sequence ATGTCAGAGCACAACATTGTACTACCATCAAAGCCTAAAGTAATCAAAGAGGAAGAGTTTTCCGGAGTTTATGAAGTCGATGGCTTGTATCCGGGATATGGTCACACTTTGGGCAATTCGCTTCGAAGAATAATTCTCTCTTCACTTGAAGGAGCGGCAATAGTTTCTGTAAAAATTGATGGGGTTGGACACGAGTTTTCAACCATTGAAGGCGTAAAAGAGGATGTAATAACAATTTTACTTAACCTAAAAAACGTTAGAGTTAAACTTAATACTTCAGAAACCACCACCATTAATCTCTCAGTTAAAGGTCAGAAAGAAGTTACTGCTCAAGACCTGGAAGCTCCTAGTCAAGCTGAGATATTAAATCCGGATCAATACATCTGTTCTGTGACAGATAAGAATGCCGAGATCTCTATGGAGATCAAAGCAAGAAAAGGACTGGGGTATCTTCCTAAGGAAGTCCTTGGTGAGGATCGTACGGAGATAGGAACTATAATCCTAGACGCTTCATTCACTCCAATACGACGCGTTAATTACGAGGTAGAAAATATGCGTGTAGGAAACAGGACTGACTTCAACCGACTGAGGATCTTTATAGAGACCGACGGAACCTTAACGCCGCGAGAAGCACTAGAACAGTCCATTCAGATCATGATCAGTCAATTGAGAGCAATTGTTGGATTTAAAGAAGAAGCTCCGGTTACTGAAGCAAAAGAAGAAAGTGAAGAGAGTGTAAGTGATGCAAACGAAGAAGAGTCTACTGAGGAAGATAGCGATACTGAATACCTAAAAACCAGAATTGAAACCCTCGATTTGTCCACTAGGACCATCAACGCCCTTACTGAGGCGAATATTCGAACAGTAGGAGGTCTCGCAAGAAAGAAGGAGGAAGATATCTTGAACCTTCCTGGACTAGGATCAAAGGGCCTTCAAGAGATAAAAAGAGCTGTAACTAACTTCGGAATAACTCTTAAATAA
- the rplQ gene encoding 50S ribosomal protein L17: protein MRHHSKIRTLGRTRSQRRDLLRSLANSLIKHGRITTTQAKAKELRPYVEKMVTKAKSNDDNKLATKRLLLSRLNNEDAVKKLESDIGPRYKDRDGGYTRILKLPRRSSDGAEMAIIEFV, encoded by the coding sequence ATGCGACACCATTCTAAAATCCGTACACTTGGAAGAACGCGAAGTCAAAGGCGAGATCTTTTGCGTTCGTTAGCTAATTCGCTAATTAAGCATGGTCGCATTACCACAACTCAAGCCAAGGCGAAAGAACTTCGTCCTTATGTTGAGAAGATGGTTACTAAAGCAAAATCAAATGACGACAATAAATTAGCAACGAAAAGGCTTTTATTGTCGCGACTAAATAACGAAGACGCTGTTAAAAAGCTTGAGAGCGACATTGGGCCTAGATATAAAGACCGTGACGGTGGTTATACGAGGATATTGAAGCTTCCACGTCGCTCTAGCGATGGAGCCGAAATGGCAATTATCGAGTTTGTGTAG
- the dnaK gene encoding molecular chaperone DnaK: MSKILGIDLGTTNSAMAVIEGGEPTVIENAEGNRTTPSIVAISKNNERLVGLIAKRQAVTNPQNTIYGAKRFIGHSFDDKEVQKDKENMPFSIEKSDDGEGIKVKMGEKWHSPEEISAMVLQKMKKDAESKVGEEIKEAVITVPAYFDDNQRKATKDAGRIAGLEVKRILNEPTAAALAYGFNKKKDEKIVVYDFGGGTFDISVLEVGDDVVEVKSTDGDSHMGGRDIDQKIVRWLIDEFKKETGVDISKDSLALQRLDEAAEKAKHELSSQTETEINIPFITSTDEGPQHLIIKLNRSKLEELAEEFVERSIEITKRAIEASPFEFSDINEIILVGGQTRMPAIQKAVTELFGKEANKSINPDEVVALGAAVQAGILQGDVKDVLLLDVIPLSLGIETMGSVATKLIEKNTTIPASKSQTFSTAADNQTSVQIHVVQGERPMATDNKSLGQFILDGIPPAPRGVPQIEVTFDVDANGILNVKAVDKSSGKEQSIRIEATAGLSEEEIEKMREDAEKHAEEDEKRQKLIEAQNAADQLIYTSEKSLQDNKDTLSEDLKNSVQEKIDELKKAKESEDASEIESKTQALSTEIQKIGEQMAQQQQAQAGGASQGEAGGTEEQTGGSESEGETKDAEVKEDEDDTSSENKDEDQNKNS; the protein is encoded by the coding sequence ATGTCAAAAATACTCGGAATTGATCTAGGTACAACAAACTCAGCTATGGCGGTAATAGAAGGTGGAGAGCCTACGGTCATTGAAAATGCCGAAGGCAATAGAACCACCCCTTCTATAGTTGCCATCTCTAAAAACAACGAAAGACTGGTTGGCCTAATAGCTAAAAGGCAAGCAGTAACAAACCCACAAAATACTATCTATGGAGCTAAGCGCTTCATAGGGCATTCATTCGACGACAAGGAAGTCCAGAAGGACAAAGAAAATATGCCGTTCAGTATCGAAAAATCAGACGATGGTGAAGGCATAAAAGTGAAAATGGGTGAGAAATGGCATTCGCCCGAAGAGATCTCGGCAATGGTTCTTCAGAAAATGAAAAAAGATGCCGAGTCAAAAGTGGGTGAAGAGATAAAAGAAGCGGTTATTACCGTACCGGCATATTTTGACGACAATCAACGTAAAGCTACTAAAGATGCGGGAAGGATCGCCGGTCTAGAAGTCAAGAGAATTCTTAATGAGCCTACAGCGGCTGCGTTAGCTTACGGTTTCAACAAAAAGAAAGATGAAAAGATAGTGGTATATGACTTTGGCGGAGGAACCTTCGATATATCGGTTCTGGAAGTAGGAGATGATGTCGTTGAAGTGAAGTCGACTGACGGAGACAGCCATATGGGTGGACGAGATATTGACCAAAAGATCGTTAGGTGGTTGATAGACGAATTTAAAAAGGAAACGGGGGTTGATATATCAAAAGATTCACTTGCCCTACAGCGCCTGGATGAAGCCGCAGAAAAAGCAAAGCACGAGTTGTCCAGCCAAACTGAAACAGAGATCAACATTCCATTTATTACTTCTACCGATGAAGGTCCTCAGCACCTGATCATAAAGCTCAATCGTTCCAAACTCGAAGAATTGGCGGAGGAATTCGTTGAACGTTCTATTGAGATCACAAAACGAGCCATTGAAGCTTCGCCGTTTGAGTTCAGTGATATCAACGAAATAATTCTAGTTGGAGGGCAAACACGTATGCCTGCTATACAAAAAGCAGTAACAGAACTTTTTGGGAAAGAGGCAAACAAATCGATCAACCCTGATGAAGTGGTGGCTCTCGGTGCCGCCGTACAGGCCGGAATACTTCAAGGAGATGTAAAAGATGTATTGCTTCTTGATGTTATACCTCTATCACTTGGAATTGAAACAATGGGAAGTGTAGCTACAAAATTGATAGAAAAAAATACGACGATCCCGGCTTCAAAGTCACAAACGTTCTCGACAGCTGCCGATAATCAGACTTCTGTACAAATCCATGTCGTACAAGGTGAGCGTCCTATGGCAACAGATAACAAGTCTCTCGGGCAATTTATATTGGACGGCATACCCCCTGCACCACGAGGAGTTCCGCAAATTGAAGTAACATTTGATGTTGATGCTAACGGTATTTTGAACGTTAAGGCAGTAGATAAATCAAGCGGTAAAGAGCAATCTATCCGCATTGAAGCTACTGCCGGACTAAGCGAAGAAGAAATTGAAAAAATGCGCGAGGATGCTGAAAAGCACGCCGAGGAAGACGAGAAACGACAAAAATTGATAGAGGCCCAAAATGCGGCAGATCAACTAATCTACACTTCTGAGAAATCTCTGCAAGATAACAAAGATACACTTTCTGAGGATCTCAAGAATTCGGTTCAAGAAAAGATCGATGAACTGAAAAAAGCCAAAGAAAGCGAAGACGCCTCGGAAATAGAGTCTAAAACACAAGCGCTATCAACTGAGATCCAAAAGATTGGCGAACAAATGGCGCAGCAGCAACAGGCGCAAGCTGGCGGCGCATCTCAGGGAGAAGCAGGAGGAACTGAAGAGCAAACAGGCGGATCTGAGAGTGAGGGAGAAACGAAAGATGCTGAAGTTAAAGAAGATGAAGACGATACGAGTAGCGAAAATAAAGACGAAGACCAAAACAAAAACTCTTAA
- the rplM gene encoding 50S ribosomal protein L13: MNYTIDAQGKKLGRVASEAAKLLMGKNTVTYKPNLAPGVTVTISNASKLSISEGKRSDKIYRRYTGYPGGLREESLGEVVDKKSNAEIIKKAVYGMLPDNKLRKEMLANLVIEE; this comes from the coding sequence ATGAACTATACTATTGATGCACAAGGGAAAAAGTTAGGAAGAGTAGCCAGTGAAGCGGCAAAGCTCCTTATGGGTAAGAATACTGTTACTTATAAACCGAATCTCGCTCCAGGAGTGACTGTGACGATCTCAAACGCTAGTAAACTATCTATATCAGAAGGCAAAAGAAGTGATAAAATATATCGCCGATATACTGGCTATCCCGGAGGCCTAAGAGAGGAAAGTTTGGGTGAAGTGGTAGATAAAAAGTCCAACGCTGAAATTATCAAAAAAGCAGTGTATGGAATGCTACCAGACAACAAGCTTCGCAAAGAAATGCTGGCTAATTTGGTTATAGAAGAATAA
- the rpsK gene encoding 30S ribosomal protein S11, which yields MGKKRIITKSGEGGKRVQAKAAKRRVAEGKLYIHSSYNNTKLLLTDKEGGALVWSTAGALGFSGARKATPYAAAKVGELLAESAENMGMKEVDIVVKGVGAGRESSIRSFASKGVKIGSIKDDTPIPHGGPRPPRPRRV from the coding sequence ATGGGTAAAAAGAGAATTATCACAAAGAGCGGAGAAGGAGGAAAGCGAGTACAAGCCAAAGCTGCGAAACGACGCGTTGCTGAAGGGAAGCTCTACATTCACTCTTCATACAATAACACCAAACTTCTTTTGACCGATAAAGAAGGAGGGGCTTTGGTGTGGTCTACCGCGGGCGCGCTTGGATTTAGTGGAGCGAGAAAAGCAACTCCTTATGCCGCCGCGAAAGTAGGGGAGCTTTTAGCCGAAAGCGCCGAAAATATGGGAATGAAAGAGGTAGATATAGTAGTAAAGGGAGTAGGAGCAGGTCGTGAATCCTCCATCAGATCTTTTGCATCAAAAGGTGTGAAAATCGGTTCAATAAAAGACGACACACCAATTCCACACGGAGGTCCTCGTCCACCTCGGCCTAGAAGAGTTTAG
- the dnaJ gene encoding molecular chaperone DnaJ, producing the protein MAKDYYKILGVEKKASKDDIKKAFRKLAHKYHPDKKGGDENKFKEVSEAYSVLSDDKKRAEYDSYGRTFNEAGGAGAGGFDFSGFQQAGGQGFDFQDFDFGDIFNEFFGGGGRRQKRGRDISIDVEIDFRDSVFGTKRKVLLTKTSVCDVCQGSGAKKGTNMKTCGTCQGAGKVNETRNSIFGSFTTVRPCTACNGRGEVPEEPCGTCSGQGVVNRQEEITIAIPAGIEDGQMIRMGGMGEAVAGGIPGDLYVKVHVSKHSTLRKQGENLVMNLNVKLTDALLGAEYSIETLDGNLKLKIPEGTNSGDTLRVKGKGVVISGNKRGDLLVKIQIDHPKKLSRKAKKLLKELQDEGI; encoded by the coding sequence ATGGCAAAAGACTATTACAAAATTCTTGGAGTTGAGAAAAAAGCCTCGAAGGATGATATCAAAAAAGCATTTCGGAAACTGGCACACAAGTACCACCCCGATAAAAAAGGAGGAGATGAGAATAAATTCAAGGAAGTGAGCGAGGCGTATTCTGTATTGTCTGACGACAAGAAGCGCGCTGAATACGATTCGTATGGACGTACGTTCAACGAGGCCGGTGGAGCCGGTGCCGGTGGTTTTGACTTTTCTGGCTTCCAGCAAGCCGGAGGTCAAGGTTTTGATTTCCAGGATTTTGACTTTGGAGATATTTTCAACGAATTCTTTGGCGGTGGCGGTCGTCGACAAAAAAGAGGCCGAGATATATCCATTGATGTAGAGATAGATTTTAGAGATTCTGTCTTTGGCACAAAAAGAAAGGTCCTTTTGACCAAAACCTCTGTTTGTGACGTATGCCAGGGTTCCGGAGCAAAGAAGGGAACAAATATGAAAACCTGCGGGACTTGCCAAGGCGCAGGTAAAGTCAATGAAACTCGCAACTCTATCTTCGGTTCATTTACAACTGTGAGACCATGTACTGCTTGTAATGGAAGAGGAGAAGTTCCGGAAGAACCTTGTGGTACCTGTTCTGGTCAGGGTGTTGTTAATCGGCAAGAAGAAATAACTATCGCTATACCTGCCGGCATTGAAGACGGACAAATGATCCGTATGGGAGGTATGGGTGAAGCCGTAGCCGGAGGAATACCCGGAGATCTTTATGTCAAGGTTCATGTGAGCAAGCACTCAACACTGAGAAAGCAGGGAGAAAATCTGGTGATGAATCTTAATGTCAAACTCACCGACGCTTTGCTCGGAGCAGAGTATAGTATAGAGACCCTTGACGGCAACTTGAAACTAAAAATACCCGAGGGCACAAATTCAGGTGATACCTTGCGTGTGAAAGGCAAGGGAGTTGTAATTTCGGGCAATAAACGCGGTGACCTGTTGGTCAAAATTCAAATCGATCATCCGAAGAAGTTATCCAGAAAAGCCAAAAAATTACTCAAAGAGCTACAAGACGAGGGAATATAA